One part of the Aurantibacillus circumpalustris genome encodes these proteins:
- a CDS encoding class I SAM-dependent methyltransferase produces MKNDLIEYYKERAKEYESIYLKPERQNDLKTVTKLLQNIFANKTLIEIACGTGYWTESIAKTAKAMIAIDINKAVLEIAEQKHYPYNNVSFKIENLYNITNSQRYDNLFGGFIWSHIKLEELDVFLKTVNSSVVPGATVVFMDNNFVEGSSTPIKNTDEFGNTFQTRKLKDESTHVVLKNFPTENFLETKLKNIVASYEFINLTYFWLVIYKTKGN; encoded by the coding sequence ATGAAAAATGATCTCATAGAATATTATAAAGAAAGGGCAAAAGAATATGAGAGTATTTACTTAAAACCTGAGCGACAAAACGACCTCAAGACTGTAACTAAACTTTTGCAGAATATTTTTGCTAATAAAACGCTTATTGAAATTGCTTGCGGAACGGGCTATTGGACGGAAAGTATTGCAAAAACAGCAAAGGCCATGATAGCAATAGATATTAATAAGGCAGTTCTAGAAATCGCAGAACAAAAACACTATCCATATAACAACGTGTCATTTAAAATTGAAAATCTCTATAACATTACAAATAGTCAGAGATACGACAATCTATTCGGCGGCTTTATTTGGAGTCATATTAAATTAGAAGAATTGGATGTTTTTTTGAAGACCGTTAATAGTTCTGTTGTTCCAGGTGCTACGGTAGTTTTTATGGACAATAATTTTGTGGAAGGATCTAGCACTCCTATTAAAAACACTGATGAATTCGGTAACACCTTTCAAACTAGAAAACTAAAAGATGAAAGTACGCACGTGGTTTTAAAAAACTTTCCGACTGAGAATTTTTTAGAGACAAAGTTGAAGAACATTGTTGCTAGTTACGAATTCATCAACTTAACCTATTTCTGGCTTGTGATCTATAAAACGAAGGGGAATTAG